A window of Festucalex cinctus isolate MCC-2025b chromosome 6, RoL_Fcin_1.0, whole genome shotgun sequence contains these coding sequences:
- the gna12a gene encoding guanine nucleotide-binding protein subunit alpha-12a, whose product MSGVVRTLSRCLLPAEASRDAGGSKESSRGRDAAQEREARRRSREIDAMLARERRAVRRLVKILLLGAGESGKSTFLKQMRIINGQEFDKKALLDFRDTIYENILKGMRVLVDARDKLGISWQSCENEKQGMLVMSWEGRTGAVGVEPGEFQLYVMALSALWADASVQQAYARRSEFQLSESVKYFLDNLERIGQLSYIPSRQDILFARKATKGIVEHDFVINTIPFKMVDVGGQRSQRQKWFQCFDGITSILFMVSSSEYDQVLMEDRRTNRLVESMNIFETIVNNKLFLNVSIILFLNKTDLLVDKIRTVDVRKYFPEFRGDPRRLEDVQAFLVQSFSRKRRNRGKPLFHHFTTAVDTDNIRFVFQAVKDTILQENLKEIMLQ is encoded by the exons ATGTCGGGAGTGGTCCGCACCCTTAGCCGCTGTCTGCTGCCGGCTGAGGCGAGCCGGGACGCGGGCGGCAGCAAGGAGAGCAGCCGGGGGAGGGACGCAGCCCAGGAGCGGGAGGCTCGCCGGAGGAGCCGGGAGATCGACGCCATGCTAGCCCGGGAGAGGAGAGCCGTGAGGCGGCTGGTGAAGATCCTGCTGCTCGGGGCAGGAGAGAGCGGGAAGTCGACTTTTCTCAAGCAGATGCGCATCATTAACGGGCAAGAGTTTGACAAGAAGGCACTTCTGGACTTCAGGGACACTATTTATGAAAATATACTCAAG GGCATGCGCGTGCTGGTGGACGCCCGTGACAAGCTCGGCATCAGCTGGCAGAGCTGCGAGAACGAAAAGCAAGGCATGCTGGTGATGTCTTGGGAGGGACGGACAGGCGCCGTGGGTGTCGAGCCCGGCGAGTTCCAGCTGTACGTGATGGCACTGAGCGCGCTGTGGGCCGACGCCAGCGTCCAGCAGGCCTACGCCAGGCGCTCCGAGTTCCAGCTG AGTGAGTCGGTCAAATACTTCTTGGATAACTTGGAGCGCATCGGTCAGCTG AGCTACATCCCGAGCAGGCAGGACATTCTGTTCGCCCGCAAGGCCACCAAAGGCATCGTCGAGCACGATTTTGTCATCAATACGATTCCCTTCAAGATGGTGGATGTGGGCGGGCAGCGGTCGCAGAGGCAGAAGTGGTTCCAGTGCTTCGACGGGATCACCTCCATCCTTTTCATGGTGTCGTCATCAGAGTACGACCAG GTCTTGATGGAGGACCGGCGCACCAACCGGCTGGTGGAGAGCATGAACATCTTTGAGACCATCGTCAACAACAAGCTCTTCCTCAACGTCTCCATCATCCTCTTCCTCAACAAGACCGACCTGCTGGTGGACAAGATCCGGACCGTGGACGTTCGCAAGTACTTCCCCGAGTTCAGGGGAGACCCGCGCAGGCTGGAGGACGTGCAG GCGTTTCTGGTGCAGTCGTTCAGCCGTAAAAGACGAAACCGAGGCAAGCCGCTGTTCCACCACTTCACCACGGCGGTGGACACCGACAACATCCGCTTCGTCTTCCAAGCCGTCAAGGACACCATCTTGCAGGAGAACCTCAAGGAAATCATgctgcagtaa